The proteins below are encoded in one region of Clostridium estertheticum:
- a CDS encoding rhomboid family intramembrane serine protease, which translates to MLEKNIKIIINGMTTQHGYLLEDITSKNNNSKLWTVSKNINGLDYRIIFTTTRSLNQLTQYDIPADKNNIYILLSEGELSSDESGKILEINNLLQKPLIKVNVSEKKVNYSQNVKLEVVNDLVSIMNNNNLRSRPGKINLQGKPWVTMIIIAINVIMYGITAYLSYMANGSILNSDTNVLVLLGAKVNDLINQGQYYRLVTCMFLHGGIVHVAVNMYSLYAIGPMVENVYGKVKYLAIYFISGICASIFSYIFSTSVSIGASGAIFGLLGAVLIFAITSKEKTGSAFIKNILSVIFINIFIGATMPGIDNFAHVGGLLGGMLVAFLMNFKTKE; encoded by the coding sequence ATGTTAGAAAAAAATATAAAGATCATTATAAATGGTATGACAACGCAGCATGGATATTTATTAGAAGATATAACAAGTAAAAACAATAATTCAAAGCTATGGACTGTGAGCAAAAATATAAACGGTTTAGATTACCGAATAATATTTACGACTACTAGAAGCTTAAATCAATTAACACAATATGATATTCCAGCAGATAAGAACAATATATACATACTGTTGTCTGAGGGTGAATTAAGTAGCGATGAATCTGGTAAAATTCTTGAAATAAATAATCTATTACAAAAACCATTAATAAAGGTTAATGTATCAGAGAAAAAAGTAAATTATTCTCAAAATGTAAAGTTAGAGGTAGTGAATGACTTAGTTTCAATTATGAATAATAACAATTTGCGCAGTAGGCCAGGGAAAATAAATCTACAAGGCAAACCTTGGGTAACCATGATAATTATAGCTATAAACGTTATAATGTATGGTATTACTGCATACCTAAGTTATATGGCAAATGGTAGCATTTTAAATAGTGATACTAATGTTCTAGTTTTACTTGGTGCAAAGGTTAATGATTTAATAAATCAAGGTCAGTATTATAGGCTTGTTACTTGTATGTTTTTACATGGTGGGATTGTACATGTAGCGGTTAATATGTATTCGCTTTATGCTATAGGGCCTATGGTTGAAAATGTTTATGGAAAAGTAAAATATCTTGCTATTTATTTTATTTCTGGAATATGTGCATCTATATTTAGTTATATATTTTCAACAAGTGTTTCAATTGGTGCATCCGGTGCAATTTTTGGGTTACTCGGAGCAGTGCTTATATTTGCAATTACATCTAAAGAAAAGACTGGAAGTGCGTTTATAAAAAATATTTTATCCGTTATATTTATAAATATATTTATAGGAGCTACGATGCCGGGTATTGATAATTTTGCTCATGTAGGTGGACTCCTTGGAGGAATGCTTGTAGCATTTCTTATGAATTTTAAAACAAAAGAGTAA
- a CDS encoding ATP-dependent metallopeptidase FtsH/Yme1/Tma family protein produces the protein MNKIKNKYILLPIITAVLSLVLLVFISNTFKVSSNKLYTDFLKDASLNTISTVYVTTSPKIQVKLKDGTIYETDNPRTNNFKEGLLKNGINVSEQALTSPLEVASISGFVISLIVLGCMCFKPAKRKTKGMFSASNLDVTAVDDIGFNFENVAGNEEAKDSVQDVVDFLKNPEKYSAYGARMPRGVILYGDPGTGKTLLAKAVAGEANVPFYAVSGSDFVQIYVGVGAGRIRSLFKKARSHGRAVIFIDEIDAIGKKRDNGTGGGSDEKDQTLNALLTEMSGFNESEGIIIIAATNRLDMLDAALLRPGRFDRHIEVTLPDVSAREKILKLHLKNKPIKDIDYSEWAHKTTSFSGAKLENLANEAAIIACKDNSTFIENVHLDKAYSIMLAGYEKVDRDYIKDNDRKITAFHEAGHALISLKMLPKDKVSKVTIIPTTKGAGGYTLSIPEDKLYQNKDYIKKKIMVLLGGRAAEEIIFGRDHVTTGAYSDLQRSTQLITNMITEYGMGESLGLLTMAKLKESGFTNQDDVFSECKNLISQLYDEVIAILTTEKESLKSITSLLIKKETINHEDLISIINKDTI, from the coding sequence ATGAATAAAATTAAAAACAAGTATATTTTGCTTCCTATTATTACTGCAGTTTTATCATTAGTATTACTCGTTTTTATAAGTAATACCTTTAAAGTATCTTCAAATAAACTATATACAGACTTTCTTAAAGATGCCTCGCTAAACACTATTTCCACCGTGTATGTAACCACCTCTCCTAAAATTCAAGTTAAACTTAAAGATGGGACTATTTACGAAACTGATAATCCAAGAACTAACAATTTCAAAGAAGGTTTACTTAAAAATGGTATAAATGTTTCTGAGCAAGCTCTAACTAGTCCACTAGAAGTTGCATCAATATCAGGTTTTGTAATTTCTCTTATAGTACTTGGGTGTATGTGCTTTAAACCTGCAAAGAGAAAAACAAAAGGAATGTTCTCGGCTAGCAACCTTGACGTCACTGCGGTGGATGATATTGGTTTTAACTTTGAAAATGTAGCCGGTAATGAAGAAGCTAAAGATAGTGTACAAGATGTAGTTGATTTTCTTAAAAACCCGGAGAAATATTCTGCTTATGGAGCTAGAATGCCAAGAGGTGTAATTTTATATGGAGATCCAGGTACAGGTAAAACACTTCTCGCAAAAGCAGTAGCTGGTGAGGCAAATGTACCTTTCTACGCAGTGTCAGGCTCTGATTTTGTTCAGATATATGTAGGGGTTGGAGCTGGAAGGATCAGAAGCTTATTTAAGAAAGCAAGAAGTCATGGAAGAGCAGTTATCTTTATTGATGAGATTGATGCTATTGGCAAAAAAAGAGATAATGGAACTGGTGGTGGTTCTGATGAGAAAGATCAGACACTTAACGCTCTACTAACTGAAATGTCTGGTTTTAATGAGTCAGAAGGCATAATTATAATTGCAGCAACTAATAGGCTTGATATGCTTGACGCGGCACTACTTCGTCCTGGTCGTTTTGATAGACATATTGAAGTAACTCTTCCTGATGTGTCTGCTAGAGAAAAGATTTTAAAACTTCACCTAAAAAACAAACCTATTAAGGATATAGACTACAGCGAATGGGCACATAAAACTACATCTTTTTCAGGTGCAAAACTTGAGAATTTAGCTAATGAAGCTGCTATTATTGCTTGTAAAGACAATTCTACATTTATTGAAAATGTTCATTTAGATAAAGCTTATTCAATAATGCTAGCTGGTTATGAAAAAGTTGATAGAGATTATATTAAAGATAATGATAGAAAAATAACTGCATTCCATGAAGCGGGACATGCTTTAATTTCACTTAAGATGTTACCAAAAGACAAGGTATCTAAAGTAACTATAATTCCAACTACCAAAGGTGCTGGCGGTTATACTTTAAGTATTCCCGAAGATAAACTATATCAAAACAAAGATTATATAAAGAAAAAAATAATGGTACTTTTAGGTGGCAGGGCTGCTGAAGAGATTATTTTCGGTAGGGATCATGTAACCACTGGTGCATATAGCGATTTGCAGAGGAGTACTCAGCTTATAACAAACATGATAACAGAATATGGAATGGGTGAATCCTTGGGTCTACTTACAATGGCCAAATTAAAAGAATCAGGTTTTACAAATCAAGACGATGTATTCTCAGAATGTAAAAATTTAATTTCGCAGTTATATGATGAAGTTATAGCCATTTTAACAACTGAAAAAGAATCTTTGAAATCTATTACCAGTTTATTAATTAAAAAAGAAACTATAAATCACGAAGATTTAATAAGTATTATAAATAAAGATACAATATGA
- a CDS encoding type 1 glutamine amidotransferase, whose protein sequence is MEINICHLYPDLLNVYGDVGNILILKHRAELRGIEVNIVNISMGDIFKAEDYDIVFFGGGQDYEQTIVSPDLITLKKASMEEYIESGKVFLAICGGYQLLGKYYTTPSGEQVEGLGILDIYTESGDKRFIGNTVIHNETFNETYVGFENHSGRTYINDLLPLGKVEVGYGNNGEDGYEGCVYKNTFCTYFHGSLLSKNPELADRLLTLALNNKYDEVALTSLDDSLEIKAKEFIIKRETAK, encoded by the coding sequence ATGGAAATTAACATTTGTCATCTATATCCTGATTTATTAAATGTGTATGGGGATGTAGGAAATATTTTAATACTAAAACACAGAGCAGAGCTTCGAGGAATTGAAGTAAACATTGTTAATATATCTATGGGCGATATTTTTAAAGCAGAAGATTACGATATTGTTTTTTTTGGAGGCGGCCAAGATTACGAACAAACTATAGTTTCTCCAGATCTAATAACTCTAAAAAAAGCATCAATGGAAGAATATATAGAAAGTGGGAAAGTATTTTTAGCCATTTGCGGCGGATACCAATTGCTTGGGAAATATTATACAACACCAAGTGGTGAGCAAGTTGAAGGTCTTGGCATTTTAGATATTTACACGGAAAGCGGTGACAAACGTTTTATAGGCAACACAGTAATTCATAATGAAACGTTTAATGAAACCTATGTTGGCTTTGAAAATCATTCTGGAAGGACTTATATTAACGATTTATTACCCCTTGGCAAAGTTGAAGTTGGATATGGTAATAATGGGGAAGACGGTTACGAGGGTTGCGTGTATAAAAACACTTTCTGTACTTATTTCCATGGCTCGTTGCTATCTAAAAATCCTGAACTTGCAGACCGATTGCTTACACTTGCATTAAATAACAAATATGATGAAGTAGCTTTAACTTCTTTAGATGATAGCCTAGAGATTAAAGCCAAAGAATTTATAATAAAGAGAGAAACTGCAAAATAA
- a CDS encoding helix-turn-helix domain-containing protein, which produces MKILSTGEKIKRSRIYKGYTLKQICDDKISVSKMSCIENNKVIAEPWVLELISKELDIDLGYLNENVFEQVKENIEILKVNVKNDDNIAIKDEDYKTNVSYNLEVAEKYNYYDLAIELMHMLFNFYLDKKDFENTQAVTSKYYDLYLKTSIEDNKLTYYIDMARHLYIKEDFLQASSYYRNVRKGLYSSEILNYKKLIIVTYNEAACNIKLENYERAFKVGKRLLDLVKHVDTDLRAAQIYHMLAILSIRMKNGDFQKYEQKSYELYKDKASYKAMAIFNYGSTMFDCNMKEKAIEYISHGLSVYPREDKVGLVGFMLNCVEELIKNDVVELAQGISDEVLNYAINLDDIKFIEKSYYYKAIILDRQGSASSAEMYMNLSLDSLLKFGNKKDIYARYLEMGSMYHKLSNVADSIKYFSLALQLEKKM; this is translated from the coding sequence ATGAAGATATTATCAACGGGAGAAAAAATAAAAAGAAGTAGAATATATAAAGGATATACATTAAAACAGATATGTGATGACAAAATATCAGTATCTAAAATGAGCTGTATAGAAAATAATAAGGTTATAGCAGAGCCTTGGGTATTAGAATTAATCAGTAAGGAACTAGACATAGATCTCGGATATCTAAATGAAAATGTATTTGAGCAAGTTAAGGAAAATATTGAAATATTAAAGGTAAATGTAAAAAATGATGATAACATAGCTATTAAGGATGAGGATTACAAAACTAATGTATCCTATAATTTGGAGGTAGCTGAAAAATATAATTATTATGATTTAGCTATTGAATTAATGCATATGTTATTTAATTTTTACTTAGATAAAAAAGATTTTGAGAATACTCAAGCCGTTACTTCAAAGTATTATGATTTGTATTTAAAAACATCTATAGAGGATAATAAATTAACTTATTATATAGATATGGCAAGACATCTATATATAAAAGAAGATTTTCTTCAAGCATCGAGTTATTATCGTAATGTTAGAAAGGGACTTTATAGTAGTGAGATTCTGAATTATAAAAAACTAATAATAGTAACGTATAATGAGGCTGCTTGTAATATTAAGCTGGAAAATTATGAACGTGCTTTTAAAGTAGGAAAAAGGTTACTAGATTTGGTTAAACATGTTGATACAGATCTTCGCGCGGCACAGATATATCATATGTTAGCTATTTTATCTATAAGAATGAAAAATGGTGATTTTCAAAAATATGAGCAAAAGTCTTATGAATTATATAAAGATAAGGCATCTTATAAGGCAATGGCTATTTTCAATTATGGGTCAACCATGTTTGACTGCAATATGAAAGAAAAAGCAATTGAGTATATAAGTCATGGATTAAGCGTATATCCTAGAGAGGACAAGGTAGGACTAGTCGGATTTATGCTTAATTGTGTTGAAGAACTTATTAAAAATGATGTAGTTGAGCTTGCACAGGGTATTTCTGATGAAGTATTAAACTATGCGATTAATTTAGATGATATTAAGTTCATAGAAAAAAGCTATTATTATAAAGCTATTATTCTCGATAGACAAGGGAGTGCATCTAGTGCAGAGATGTACATGAATTTATCTTTAGATTCACTGTTAAAGTTTGGAAATAAAAAAGATATATATGCTCGTTATTTAGAAATGGGGAGTATGTACCATAAACTATCTAATGTGGCTGATTCTATAAAATATTTTAGTTTGGCATTACAATTAGAGAAAAAGATGTAA
- a CDS encoding PAS domain-containing sensor histidine kinase — MGNFENLSIERRYKIIFDENQKLKKRNQEIEEQNTQLLDIIENLSEGVMFANSKGDFINVNSEAKRLIYKSDIGINIADAFKNIKVFDMLGNQVPYKDFPSVRALRGEKSKNVKIFVCHPNKEYYAEISSTPIYNADGDLTIIVSCFHDITETINQSREIEKQKKELEAIIENIADSIAIFDDKGKYILVNKTSRELFFSSCNSLENISDGYNASEFYDINGEKIDTENIPANRVMSGEEFKNMRMIVKSPGKTLQIDVNGTPIYDSNGKFILGVLCSRDMTDYFKHEEIIRSRYEFLNRMVNTFDLPVARLSYQDFKIVDINRKAFSIIQSINPSVKSINQIKGNRIEDLLENFKKSEYYKCLDEVLKDKKIKYLNKKALTLNGNQVYFNIIFEPVFEVNGEIREILILIIDVTPEIKSNIVMEKALKVQGEFLVNISHELKTPLNVIFATAQLFRMYCNSGSLDDKKDSIIKYIESIKQNSYRLSKIINNIVDLSKIEAGFYKLNLSNNNIVEIVEEIVVSLTNLTESKGLNIVFDTDLEENIIACDIEKIERIVLNLISNAIKFSDIGDEILVYVKNENKFVEISVKDNGIGIEEEHLDMIFDRFRQVDKSLSRNAEGTGIGLSLVKSIVELHGGNIYVESEFGKGSKFTVRLPNKKVLHENMLYSSNVRGHDENIKIELSDVYS; from the coding sequence TTGGGAAATTTCGAAAATTTAAGTATTGAGCGACGTTATAAGATTATTTTCGATGAAAACCAGAAGCTTAAGAAGCGAAATCAGGAAATAGAGGAGCAAAATACTCAGTTACTTGACATTATTGAAAATTTATCTGAGGGAGTAATGTTTGCTAATAGTAAGGGCGATTTTATAAATGTGAATTCGGAAGCAAAGAGGCTTATTTATAAATCAGATATAGGAATTAATATAGCGGATGCTTTTAAGAATATTAAAGTGTTCGATATGCTAGGCAATCAGGTGCCTTATAAAGATTTTCCATCAGTGAGAGCATTAAGAGGTGAAAAATCAAAGAATGTTAAGATTTTTGTATGCCATCCTAATAAAGAATACTATGCAGAAATTAGTTCAACTCCTATTTATAATGCAGATGGTGATTTAACTATAATAGTATCTTGTTTTCACGATATTACAGAAACAATAAACCAATCAAGAGAAATAGAGAAGCAGAAAAAGGAATTAGAAGCTATAATAGAAAATATAGCTGATTCTATTGCTATTTTCGATGATAAAGGGAAATACATCTTAGTAAATAAAACATCTAGGGAATTGTTTTTCTCGTCTTGCAATAGTTTGGAAAATATAAGTGATGGGTATAATGCATCTGAGTTTTATGATATTAATGGAGAGAAAATTGATACTGAAAATATTCCAGCAAATAGAGTTATGAGTGGTGAAGAATTTAAAAATATGAGAATGATAGTTAAGTCCCCAGGTAAAACATTACAAATAGATGTTAATGGTACACCTATTTATGATAGCAATGGGAAATTTATATTAGGAGTTCTTTGTAGTAGAGATATGACAGACTATTTTAAACACGAGGAAATTATAAGGAGCCGTTATGAATTTTTAAATAGAATGGTAAATACGTTTGATTTACCTGTCGCTCGATTATCATATCAAGATTTTAAAATTGTGGATATTAATAGAAAAGCTTTTAGTATTATTCAATCGATTAATCCCAGTGTTAAATCAATTAATCAAATAAAGGGTAATAGAATTGAAGATTTGCTTGAAAACTTTAAAAAGAGTGAATACTATAAGTGTTTAGATGAAGTTTTAAAGGATAAGAAAATTAAGTATTTAAATAAAAAAGCTTTAACCTTAAATGGAAACCAAGTATACTTTAATATTATATTTGAACCAGTATTTGAAGTGAATGGCGAAATTCGTGAAATATTAATTTTAATAATAGATGTTACTCCTGAAATTAAATCTAATATAGTTATGGAGAAAGCATTAAAAGTACAGGGAGAATTCCTTGTTAATATATCGCATGAACTTAAAACACCACTAAATGTTATATTTGCAACGGCGCAGTTATTTAGAATGTATTGTAATAGTGGCTCTCTTGATGATAAAAAGGATTCCATTATTAAATATATAGAATCAATTAAGCAAAATTCTTATAGATTATCTAAAATTATTAATAACATAGTTGATTTATCAAAAATAGAAGCAGGCTTTTATAAACTGAATTTATCTAATAATAATATAGTTGAAATTGTAGAAGAAATTGTTGTGTCTTTAACTAATCTGACTGAGAGTAAGGGATTAAACATTGTTTTCGACACGGACCTTGAGGAAAATATTATTGCTTGTGATATAGAAAAAATAGAGAGAATAGTCTTAAATCTTATATCAAATGCTATTAAATTTTCAGATATAGGTGATGAAATACTTGTCTATGTTAAGAATGAAAATAAATTTGTTGAAATATCAGTTAAAGATAATGGTATTGGCATTGAAGAGGAGCATTTGGATATGATATTTGACAGGTTTAGACAGGTAGATAAGTCGTTATCAAGAAATGCAGAGGGTACGGGTATTGGCCTTAGTTTAGTTAAGTCGATTGTTGAATTACATGGTGGTAATATATATGTTGAAAGTGAATTTGGGAAGGGAAGCAAGTTTACAGTAAGACTTCCGAATAAAAAGGTACTTCATGAAAATATGCTCTATAGTAGCAATGTGAGAGGTCATGATGAAAATATAAAAATAGAACTGTCAGATGTTTATTCATAA
- a CDS encoding YtxH domain-containing protein, producing MQNKFISTITAGAIIGVAAGMMLIPNMDRNTRRRAKKTGKMVMNMAGDMYDNIKDHIL from the coding sequence ATGCAAAATAAATTTATATCAACAATTACAGCAGGTGCGATAATTGGTGTGGCCGCAGGTATGATGTTAATTCCTAATATGGACAGAAACACAAGAAGAAGAGCTAAAAAAACAGGTAAGATGGTAATGAATATGGCAGGGGACATGTATGATAATATCAAGGATCATATTTTATAA
- a CDS encoding helix-turn-helix domain-containing protein, with protein MEILSMGEKIKRKRKELNMTLKDLAGSRITPGQISLVESGKSNPSMDLLEYLANDLNTTVEYLMESEETQAEKICLFYQNIAEAQILNSDLLQAEQNIDKSIYYCEKYKLEYQGARNLSLRGDIYMEKQDIALAQQIFLSANIIFIKNNSYEEIIETLLKLGKITLKMMGYQSASSYFKQAEKVFIDNQMGNDFLLGEIYYYIGYTYFKLENIENAIKYSYLAKEKFNQINSENEYANSLLLLADGYNKKGDIKNAIKYSKITLKVFKEINNLTYISEIENNLGRLFYEFENMEESFIHLNKAKEIRQNTKDLKLIDTLANICENYIKLKSVSKAKEALNHILDYIEDGNNKALFQYYLLKYRVDLLEDNKNEAENTLLQALRFVKEQDKLKEAAEISIMIGKFYVEGGRSIEAAKYLNEGVELFKRLGVIK; from the coding sequence ATGGAAATATTATCTATGGGAGAAAAGATAAAGAGGAAAAGAAAAGAGCTTAACATGACATTAAAAGACCTTGCGGGTAGTAGAATAACTCCAGGTCAAATTAGCTTAGTAGAATCTGGTAAATCAAATCCAAGTATGGATTTATTAGAATATTTAGCAAATGATTTAAATACAACTGTTGAATATCTAATGGAGTCAGAGGAAACTCAGGCTGAAAAAATATGCTTGTTCTACCAAAACATTGCTGAAGCTCAAATTTTGAATAGTGATTTATTGCAGGCGGAGCAAAACATCGATAAATCTATATATTACTGTGAAAAATATAAATTAGAATATCAAGGAGCTAGGAATTTATCTTTAAGAGGCGATATATATATGGAGAAGCAAGACATTGCGTTAGCTCAACAGATTTTTCTTTCCGCAAATATAATCTTTATCAAAAATAATTCTTATGAAGAAATAATTGAGACTTTACTAAAACTAGGGAAAATAACCCTTAAGATGATGGGATACCAGTCAGCCTCTAGTTATTTTAAGCAAGCTGAAAAAGTCTTTATAGACAATCAAATGGGAAATGATTTTTTACTCGGAGAAATATATTATTATATAGGTTACACTTATTTTAAATTAGAAAACATTGAAAATGCTATAAAATATTCATATTTAGCTAAGGAAAAATTCAATCAAATAAATAGTGAAAATGAGTATGCTAATTCACTCCTATTACTCGCAGATGGATATAATAAAAAAGGTGATATTAAAAATGCTATAAAATACTCGAAGATTACTTTGAAAGTATTTAAAGAAATTAATAATTTGACTTATATATCGGAGATAGAAAATAATTTAGGCAGATTATTTTATGAATTTGAAAATATGGAAGAATCATTTATACACCTAAATAAGGCTAAGGAGATTAGACAAAATACTAAGGACTTAAAATTAATAGACACCTTAGCTAATATTTGTGAAAATTATATTAAGCTTAAGTCTGTAAGTAAAGCTAAAGAAGCTTTAAACCATATACTAGATTATATTGAAGATGGTAATAATAAAGCACTATTTCAGTATTACTTATTAAAATATAGAGTCGATTTATTAGAAGACAATAAAAATGAAGCTGAGAACACATTACTTCAAGCACTAAGATTTGTAAAAGAGCAAGATAAACTAAAGGAAGCGGCTGAAATATCTATAATGATTGGGAAGTTCTATGTTGAGGGTGGCAGAAGTATAGAAGCGGCTAAATATTTAAATGAAGGTGTAGAGTTGTTTAAAAGATTAGGAGTAATAAAGTAA
- a CDS encoding Mur ligase family protein yields the protein MFKIKIQSLLSILVSKFVMTLSKSIFQGGTNFPGKIALKLDKNILETIANNYEVILITGTNGKTTTTSMIYSIVKDSKRPVITNNTGANMYTGIVACFISNYSFKKSTEKKIAVIEVDEANLKFVTQYITPKVITITNLFRDQMDRYGEVYTTLNKILVGIEKVPESTLVLNGDESLFGNLNLTNDVIYYGFGTKVNENKIVDINADAKFCTICKSPYSYNFITYNHLGDFYCPGCGYKRPELTYSVDKVIDLNTSGSSVNINNKEYYINQPGTYNIYNALCAYSVAKVLEIEDNVIEHSLKTVASSFGRQETLNIDGTEVKIILVKNPAGYDEAVNTINLDKRKINLSLMLNDNYADGKDVSWIWDVNFERLTSLDVNKVIISGIRLYDMAIRLKVAGFSSDSFLLCTDEETLLKEIKSCNGEIVYVLATYTAMINLRKFLHTKGYINKIW from the coding sequence GTGTTCAAAATTAAAATTCAGTCATTACTCAGTATATTAGTTTCAAAATTTGTTATGACATTATCAAAGTCTATATTTCAAGGCGGCACTAATTTTCCTGGGAAAATCGCCCTAAAACTTGATAAAAACATTTTGGAAACAATTGCTAATAATTATGAGGTTATACTTATAACCGGTACAAATGGTAAAACCACAACAACAAGCATGATTTATAGTATTGTAAAAGACAGCAAAAGACCTGTAATTACTAATAATACTGGTGCAAATATGTATACAGGAATTGTTGCATGCTTTATTTCAAATTATTCATTTAAAAAGTCTACCGAGAAAAAAATTGCTGTTATAGAAGTAGATGAGGCTAATCTTAAATTTGTAACGCAGTATATAACTCCAAAAGTAATTACTATAACAAACCTCTTTCGGGACCAAATGGACAGATATGGTGAAGTATATACAACTCTAAATAAAATCCTTGTAGGAATCGAAAAAGTTCCTGAATCAACTCTTGTTCTTAATGGAGACGAATCTTTATTTGGAAACTTGAATCTTACAAATGATGTGATTTACTATGGTTTTGGAACAAAAGTTAATGAAAATAAAATTGTAGATATCAACGCAGATGCTAAGTTTTGCACAATCTGCAAATCCCCCTACAGTTATAATTTTATAACCTACAATCATCTTGGAGATTTCTATTGCCCTGGCTGTGGATATAAAAGACCCGAGCTTACCTACTCCGTAGATAAAGTTATTGATTTAAACACCAGTGGTTCCTCAGTTAATATTAATAATAAAGAATATTACATAAATCAACCAGGTACGTATAATATTTATAATGCTCTCTGCGCATACTCTGTAGCAAAGGTCCTTGAAATTGAAGATAACGTTATAGAGCATTCTCTTAAAACCGTAGCTAGTAGCTTTGGTAGACAAGAAACTCTAAATATCGATGGAACCGAAGTTAAAATAATATTGGTTAAAAATCCTGCAGGTTATGATGAAGCTGTAAACACTATTAATCTTGACAAGCGTAAAATAAACTTATCTCTTATGTTAAATGATAATTATGCAGATGGTAAAGATGTCTCTTGGATTTGGGATGTGAATTTCGAGCGCCTTACAAGTCTTGATGTTAACAAAGTTATTATCTCAGGAATACGTCTGTACGATATGGCAATAAGACTTAAAGTAGCTGGTTTTTCATCAGATTCTTTCCTACTTTGCACGGATGAAGAAACCTTGCTTAAAGAAATTAAATCTTGCAATGGTGAAATCGTATATGTGCTCGCAACCTATACCGCAATGATAAATTTAAGAAAGTTTTTACATACTAAAGGTTATATAAATAAAATTTGGTAA
- a CDS encoding viroplasmin family protein — MGKKVYAIKEGFNSNTNEKIENIIVGTWAECLKYVKGVKGAKYKSFEDKNEAEKFLNGDPIILDKINNNYPKDILHIYVDGSYNSQTMEYSYGVVAVRDDVVVHIESGKGKSDSTKNIRQIAGELEGAVKGCKYAQSTGEKKVVIFHDYIGICYHATGFWDRKEESSKEYYMKMQEIMKSGLEVIFVKVDSHTGDLFNELVDEKCKECLGIKSDKVVEKWLACNTINVANEALKDEIRLIAPKGEANIIVKEPNTIKDSYIKQNCNEKQNKAYSFSEIVREYTINKREIDSLLLNLSSDEKTNFIIYLLKANNMK, encoded by the coding sequence ATGGGTAAAAAAGTTTATGCTATAAAGGAAGGATTTAATTCTAATACTAATGAAAAGATAGAAAATATAATAGTTGGTACTTGGGCAGAGTGCTTGAAATATGTAAAAGGAGTAAAAGGTGCTAAATATAAGAGCTTTGAGGATAAAAACGAAGCTGAAAAGTTTTTAAATGGTGATCCTATTATTTTAGATAAGATAAATAACAATTATCCAAAGGATATCCTTCATATTTATGTGGATGGTAGTTATAATTCACAAACTATGGAGTATTCATATGGAGTGGTAGCAGTTCGTGATGATGTAGTTGTACATATAGAAAGTGGCAAAGGTAAAAGTGATTCTACTAAAAATATAAGACAAATTGCAGGGGAACTAGAAGGGGCAGTAAAGGGATGTAAGTATGCACAAAGTACGGGAGAAAAGAAAGTAGTAATATTTCATGATTATATAGGGATTTGTTATCATGCTACGGGGTTCTGGGATAGGAAAGAGGAATCATCAAAAGAATATTACATGAAAATGCAAGAAATTATGAAGAGTGGACTCGAGGTTATATTTGTTAAAGTAGATAGTCATACAGGAGATTTGTTTAATGAACTTGTGGACGAGAAATGTAAGGAGTGCCTCGGAATAAAATCAGATAAGGTTGTGGAAAAGTGGCTAGCATGTAACACTATAAATGTAGCAAACGAGGCGCTAAAGGACGAAATTCGCTTAATAGCGCCAAAGGGTGAGGCTAATATAATTGTTAAGGAGCCTAACACTATTAAGGATTCTTATATTAAACAAAACTGCAATGAAAAGCAAAATAAAGCATATTCATTTAGTGAAATTGTTCGTGAGTATACAATTAATAAAAGAGAAATAGATAGTTTACTTTTGAATCTAAGTAGTGATGAAAAAACAAATTTTATTATTTATCTATTGAAAGCAAATAATATGAAGTAA